A region of Bifidobacterium adolescentis ATCC 15703 DNA encodes the following proteins:
- a CDS encoding SAF domain-containing protein produces the protein MRTSTASEGRTARTTRLQRDRHGSTAASLEARRSNARLHRFLAALCAGLTVFATLQCVRAAIATQPIVVAVRNVAKGTAITREDVELREAPSDGSLSNAFHTLDDAVGLIAQVGIGAHDVLMSGMARASPVVPQGHTSIEVRLASVAGGLIPGDKVTLSSATMTDAEMQSGTPNVADMPNGTETPSGMANDMPDGGVDAQLHTICAEALLTGKPAKDAQGNTIAVFAMPPNEAAVVLRVQEYSAVIATIN, from the coding sequence TTGCGCACATCGACGGCTTCGGAAGGACGGACCGCGCGCACGACGCGTCTGCAACGAGACCGTCATGGTTCGACTGCCGCATCGTTGGAAGCCAGACGAAGCAACGCACGCCTGCATCGGTTCCTCGCCGCATTGTGCGCTGGCCTGACGGTATTCGCCACGCTGCAATGCGTACGCGCAGCCATCGCCACGCAGCCTATTGTGGTCGCGGTGCGGAATGTCGCCAAAGGCACGGCCATCACACGCGAAGACGTGGAGTTACGTGAGGCGCCGAGCGATGGCTCGCTGAGCAACGCCTTCCATACGCTTGACGACGCCGTCGGCTTGATCGCACAGGTGGGCATCGGCGCGCACGATGTGCTTATGTCGGGCATGGCCCGTGCGTCCCCCGTTGTGCCGCAGGGCCATACGAGTATCGAAGTGCGTTTGGCAAGTGTGGCCGGCGGTTTGATTCCCGGAGACAAGGTGACACTTTCCAGCGCCACCATGACAGATGCTGAGATGCAGTCCGGCACACCGAATGTCGCGGATATGCCGAACGGTACGGAAACGCCGTCCGGCATGGCTAATGATATGCCGGACGGTGGTGTGGATGCGCAGTTACACACGATCTGCGCCGAAGCGCTGCTGACCGGCAAACCGGCTAAGGATGCGCAAGGCAATACCATCGCGGTGTTCGCCATGCCGCCCAATGAGGCGGCCGTCGTGTTGCGGGTTCAGGAATACAGTGCGGTCATCGCCACCATCAATTAA
- a CDS encoding FmdB family zinc ribbon protein: MPTYHYRCKNCNYDFTEQQSFTDDPITVCPECGEEQVRKVYSAVPIEFKGSGFYRTDKSK, from the coding sequence GTGCCTACTTACCATTACCGTTGCAAGAACTGCAACTACGACTTCACCGAGCAGCAGTCATTCACCGACGATCCGATTACCGTATGCCCGGAATGCGGCGAGGAGCAGGTCCGCAAGGTTTATTCCGCGGTGCCGATCGAGTTCAAGGGGTCCGGCTTCTACCGCACCGACAAATCCAAGTGA
- a CDS encoding 5-formyltetrahydrofolate cyclo-ligase — MDMCKQQRELKRHWRAAAIERRKRTSADQRREAGRLLAEHALEASLIRPRSTVAAFASMGSEISMMPLLEAMFDTDCRVLVPRLGAGMEVGWSELNGLDDLRDQRNADGSINTHRPQEPENAAEGPEVLTSAELIIVPAFAVDEHGFRLGRGGGWYDRALEHRSSTARVVAVCWPWEPTDETVPHEPHDIPVDGVLTPDGYADVRG, encoded by the coding sequence ATGGACATGTGTAAGCAACAACGCGAGCTGAAACGGCATTGGCGCGCGGCTGCGATCGAACGACGAAAGCGGACGTCCGCCGACCAGCGTCGCGAAGCGGGACGGCTGCTTGCCGAACACGCATTGGAAGCGTCGTTGATTCGACCGCGATCGACCGTCGCGGCCTTCGCCTCGATGGGCAGTGAAATATCGATGATGCCGTTGCTCGAAGCGATGTTCGACACGGATTGCCGTGTTTTGGTGCCGCGTCTGGGTGCTGGCATGGAAGTCGGCTGGAGTGAGCTGAACGGTCTTGACGATCTGCGCGACCAGCGCAATGCTGATGGTTCCATCAACACACATCGCCCGCAGGAGCCGGAAAACGCAGCGGAAGGACCGGAAGTTCTCACTTCGGCCGAGCTGATCATTGTGCCAGCGTTCGCTGTGGACGAACATGGTTTCCGATTGGGGCGCGGCGGCGGTTGGTACGACCGCGCTTTGGAGCATCGTAGCAGCACCGCGCGCGTGGTCGCCGTTTGCTGGCCTTGGGAGCCGACCGACGAGACCGTGCCGCATGAGCCGCATGATATTCCCGTCGACGGCGTGCTCACGCCGGATGGTTATGCCGATGTCCGAGGATAG
- a CDS encoding GNAT family N-acetyltransferase, with protein sequence MPEFIQSHSMRVPVSLRPLTGADYDEWNEVRWRNDAWLKPWESGDPLHGAPITYKEWMKQLRRNERAGTGAVFAIEQHGRIVGQISLGAICYGAMRSGVVGYWVDERCAGRGYAPMAVALLADWAMFDPAGPRLHRMEIDILPENKRSRAVARKVGATLEGVRRAYMYVNGQWRDHESYVLMAEDVPNGFTARLMTGNSPS encoded by the coding sequence ATGCCGGAATTCATCCAATCGCACAGCATGCGCGTCCCGGTGAGTCTGCGCCCGTTGACGGGCGCCGACTATGACGAGTGGAACGAGGTTCGCTGGCGCAACGATGCCTGGCTCAAGCCGTGGGAATCCGGCGATCCGCTGCACGGCGCGCCCATCACCTACAAGGAATGGATGAAACAACTGCGGCGCAACGAACGGGCCGGTACCGGTGCCGTGTTCGCCATCGAACAGCATGGCCGTATCGTCGGGCAGATCTCGTTGGGCGCAATCTGCTACGGCGCGATGCGTTCCGGCGTGGTCGGCTATTGGGTGGACGAGCGTTGCGCCGGGCGTGGCTACGCGCCGATGGCGGTGGCGCTGTTGGCGGATTGGGCCATGTTCGACCCGGCCGGACCTCGACTGCATCGCATGGAAATCGACATTTTGCCGGAAAACAAGCGGTCCCGTGCCGTCGCACGCAAGGTCGGAGCAACGTTGGAGGGGGTGCGGCGCGCGTATATGTACGTCAACGGCCAATGGCGCGATCATGAAAGCTACGTATTGATGGCCGAGGACGTGCCAAACGGTTTCACCGCGCGTCTGATGACAGGGAATTCACCCTCCTGA
- the groES gene encoding co-chaperone GroES → MSISLTPLEDKIIVKQAEAETQTASGLFIPDNAKEKPQQGEVLAVGPGRRNDAGERIPVDVKVGDKVLYSKYGGTEVHYQGEDYLIVSARDILAILG, encoded by the coding sequence GTGTCGATCTCACTCACACCGTTGGAAGACAAGATCATCGTCAAGCAGGCGGAAGCCGAGACCCAGACCGCTTCCGGTCTGTTCATTCCGGACAATGCCAAGGAGAAGCCGCAGCAGGGTGAAGTCCTGGCTGTCGGCCCGGGCCGTCGTAACGACGCCGGCGAGCGTATCCCGGTCGACGTCAAGGTCGGCGACAAGGTGCTGTACTCCAAGTACGGCGGCACCGAGGTGCACTACCAGGGCGAGGATTACCTTATCGTCTCCGCTCGTGACATCCTGGCCATCCTCGGCTGA
- the rpmG gene encoding 50S ribosomal protein L33: MASKSADIRPGITLACTECKERNYITTKNRRNTPDRLELKKFCSRCGKQTVHRETR, from the coding sequence ATGGCAAGCAAGAGCGCCGACATTCGTCCGGGCATCACGCTGGCATGCACCGAGTGCAAGGAGCGTAACTACATCACGACGAAGAACCGCCGTAACACGCCGGATCGTCTTGAGCTCAAGAAGTTCTGCTCCCGCTGCGGCAAGCAGACCGTGCATCGCGAGACCCGCTGA
- a CDS encoding FAD-binding protein yields the protein MTSFADLTTIGVGGPIATFLEPTTRVGVIEAVEEADSQGLPLCVIGGGSNMLVSDTPFEGVVVRDARRSIGVLDEAAPVEDDGRVVHVNAEAGCNWDDFVDYCVRLGLEGVEGLSGIPGTVGASVVQNIGAYGQEVATSVDSVEVWDRKERAVKALRNDQLAFGYRMSALKASMYSAPATPAAEFFPTPRYVVLSVTFALRHSDTGVVGYGQLAKALDVAVGDRMNTADIRNAVLKVRAAKGMLEDAHRYASPAMQGTKKTNLVDVALESQSKQNGDDGPDFNRHSCGSFFMNPILTPQQAETLPEDAPRFDAALPGGGQGVKTSAAWLIDHAGFHKGFKINENAPAGLSTLHTLALTNRGGASAEDIARLAKTVQDGVEAAFGIRLVPEPVVIGMNLK from the coding sequence ATGACTAGTTTTGCAGATCTCACCACCATCGGTGTGGGCGGTCCTATCGCCACTTTCCTGGAACCGACCACGCGCGTCGGCGTCATCGAAGCTGTTGAGGAAGCCGATTCCCAAGGACTGCCATTGTGCGTGATCGGCGGCGGATCCAACATGCTCGTATCCGACACGCCGTTCGAAGGCGTGGTGGTCCGCGATGCGAGACGCTCCATCGGCGTGTTGGATGAGGCGGCTCCGGTCGAGGATGATGGGCGTGTCGTCCACGTGAACGCCGAAGCCGGCTGCAACTGGGATGATTTCGTCGATTACTGCGTCCGACTTGGACTGGAAGGCGTCGAAGGCTTGTCCGGCATTCCTGGCACCGTCGGCGCGTCGGTCGTGCAGAACATCGGCGCGTACGGTCAGGAGGTCGCCACCAGCGTCGACAGCGTCGAGGTTTGGGATCGTAAGGAACGTGCGGTAAAGGCGTTGCGCAACGATCAGCTCGCCTTCGGCTACCGCATGAGCGCGCTGAAAGCCAGCATGTACAGCGCTCCGGCGACTCCGGCCGCGGAATTTTTCCCGACGCCGCGATACGTGGTGCTGTCCGTCACGTTCGCGTTGCGGCACAGCGATACGGGCGTGGTCGGTTACGGTCAGCTCGCCAAGGCGTTGGACGTCGCCGTGGGCGATCGCATGAACACCGCGGACATCCGCAACGCGGTGCTGAAGGTGCGTGCGGCTAAAGGCATGCTGGAAGACGCGCATCGCTATGCGTCGCCGGCCATGCAGGGCACCAAGAAGACGAATCTGGTCGATGTCGCTCTTGAATCGCAATCCAAGCAGAACGGCGATGACGGTCCGGACTTCAACCGCCATAGCTGCGGCAGCTTCTTCATGAACCCGATTCTCACGCCACAGCAGGCCGAGACGCTTCCCGAAGACGCGCCGCGCTTCGACGCGGCATTGCCGGGCGGCGGGCAGGGCGTCAAGACCTCCGCGGCCTGGCTCATCGACCATGCCGGCTTCCATAAGGGGTTCAAAATCAACGAAAACGCTCCGGCTGGCCTGTCCACGCTGCATACGTTGGCGTTGACCAATCGTGGGGGAGCATCAGCCGAAGATATCGCCCGCCTCGCCAAAACCGTGCAGGACGGCGTCGAGGCCGCGTTCGGCATCCGACTGGTGCCCGAGCCGGTCGTCATCGGTATGAATCTTAAATAG
- a CDS encoding amino acid permease, protein MNVFRKKSVEQTLAETGESGHALKRDLTWWDLAIMGVAVAVGAGIFSIGAQAAAFHAGPAVVLSFLIAGVVCGAAVMCYAEFASMIPVAGSAYTFTYTTVGEIVAWVIGWDLILEMLMAGSVVSKYWGVYLNQFFELIGWNINTNIAIGSFNFDLAPVIIVAFFTALLVMGTKIGARVDGALTILKIAIVVFIVVVGFFYIKAENFTPFIPPSEPAASTDGSGVSAVMEQPLWQWATGMAPSIYGVTGIISGAALVFFAFLGFDVVATASEETINPKKNVPLGIGVGLGLIIVLYTLVAIVTTGMVSYKDLAKQSDPSLAVAFKMVGADWAAKIISLGIVIGMATVVMVLLLGLTRVVFAMSRDGLLPRGLSHTGKHGTPVRLQIIVGVVMALIAACCNVGILSDMVNIGTLSAFTLVAISIPIMRKKRPDLERSFKIPGNPWVPILIALANLWLMVNLSVLTWIRFVVWLIVGFAIYFGYGYRHARLGAGELEVAAQE, encoded by the coding sequence ATGAACGTATTTCGCAAGAAATCCGTCGAACAGACGCTGGCTGAAACAGGTGAGTCCGGCCATGCGCTCAAACGCGATCTGACCTGGTGGGATCTTGCCATCATGGGTGTGGCCGTTGCCGTGGGCGCAGGCATCTTCTCCATCGGCGCGCAGGCGGCTGCCTTCCATGCCGGTCCGGCGGTGGTGCTGAGCTTCCTGATCGCAGGCGTCGTGTGCGGCGCCGCCGTGATGTGCTACGCCGAATTCGCCTCCATGATTCCAGTGGCGGGTTCCGCCTACACCTTCACCTACACCACCGTCGGCGAGATCGTGGCATGGGTGATTGGCTGGGATCTGATCCTTGAAATGCTCATGGCCGGTTCGGTCGTCTCCAAATACTGGGGCGTGTACCTCAACCAGTTCTTCGAGCTGATCGGCTGGAACATCAACACCAACATCGCCATCGGCTCGTTCAACTTCGACCTGGCTCCGGTCATCATCGTCGCCTTCTTCACCGCGCTGCTGGTGATGGGCACCAAGATCGGCGCCCGCGTGGACGGCGCGCTCACCATTTTGAAGATCGCCATCGTCGTGTTCATCGTGGTCGTCGGCTTCTTCTACATCAAGGCCGAAAACTTCACCCCGTTCATTCCGCCGAGCGAACCCGCAGCATCCACCGACGGCTCCGGCGTCTCCGCGGTCATGGAACAGCCGCTGTGGCAGTGGGCCACAGGCATGGCCCCCAGCATTTATGGCGTGACCGGCATCATCTCCGGCGCGGCACTCGTGTTCTTCGCTTTCCTCGGCTTCGACGTCGTGGCCACCGCTTCCGAAGAGACCATCAACCCCAAGAAGAACGTGCCGCTGGGCATCGGCGTGGGCCTCGGCCTGATCATCGTGCTGTACACCCTCGTGGCCATCGTCACCACGGGCATGGTCTCCTATAAGGACCTTGCCAAACAGTCCGATCCGTCACTGGCCGTCGCGTTCAAGATGGTCGGCGCCGACTGGGCTGCGAAGATCATCAGCCTCGGCATCGTCATCGGCATGGCCACCGTGGTCATGGTGCTGCTGCTCGGCCTGACACGCGTGGTGTTCGCCATGAGCCGAGACGGACTGCTGCCGCGTGGCCTGAGCCATACCGGCAAGCATGGCACTCCGGTGCGTCTGCAAATCATCGTCGGCGTGGTCATGGCGCTGATCGCGGCCTGCTGCAATGTCGGCATCCTGTCCGACATGGTGAACATCGGCACGCTGTCGGCGTTCACGCTGGTGGCGATTTCCATTCCGATCATGCGCAAGAAGCGCCCCGACCTGGAACGTTCCTTCAAGATTCCTGGCAATCCGTGGGTGCCGATTCTGATTGCGCTCGCCAACCTGTGGCTGATGGTCAACCTGAGCGTGCTCACTTGGATCCGTTTCGTGGTCTGGCTCATCGTCGGCTTCGCCATCTACTTCGGCTATGGCTACCGTCATGCCCGTCTCGGTGCCGGCGAACTCGAAGTTGCCGCGCAAGAGTAA
- the fdxA gene encoding ferredoxin: protein MPYVVAQPCVDVKDKACVDECPVDCIYEGSRSLYINPNECVDCGACEPVCPTEAIFYEDDLPDEWAWYKDAAVSFFAEVGDMGGASAAGPIGKDPEQVAALPPQNQ, encoded by the coding sequence ATGCCGTATGTTGTTGCCCAGCCGTGTGTGGACGTCAAAGACAAGGCCTGTGTGGACGAGTGCCCGGTCGATTGCATCTACGAAGGCTCCCGTTCCCTGTACATCAATCCGAACGAATGCGTGGATTGCGGCGCATGCGAGCCGGTGTGCCCGACCGAAGCCATCTTCTATGAAGACGATCTGCCAGACGAGTGGGCTTGGTACAAGGACGCCGCAGTCAGCTTCTTCGCCGAAGTTGGTGATATGGGCGGCGCTTCCGCAGCCGGCCCGATCGGCAAGGATCCGGAGCAGGTAGCTGCTCTGCCGCCGCAGAACCAGTGA
- the dapC gene encoding succinyldiaminopimelate transaminase, with protein sequence MGFHEFSSPYDWSRIASYKRTAKAAFGGMVDLSVGSPVDPVPDSVRKALAVSSNDPNAYGYPVTAGTADLRDAIHEWFAAARNVDLRAIGADAVPTVGSKEGVALMASLLHFGEGDVVVQPKVSYPTYEIGTQLAGAQTLKVDDVADADSWKDVPGVKAVWVNSPCNPTGEVLSAEQMAGIVRAARAIGAVVLSDECYALMQWEDDVAEADADTLASTPCALRADVCGGSAEGVLVLYSLSKQSNMAGYRTALIAGDQSLIGPMAAYRKQIGQIIPGPVQAAMAAGLRDFDAVKTQHSRYQERLGMLVSALRAYGYCTDMPQGALYVWVKAKSGDCWEDLRQLAEIGIVASPGEFYGAPEYLRFSATASDAAIASAAERLAR encoded by the coding sequence ATGGGTTTTCATGAATTTTCATCGCCGTACGACTGGTCCCGCATCGCGTCGTACAAACGTACGGCGAAAGCCGCGTTCGGTGGCATGGTCGACCTGTCCGTCGGTTCTCCCGTCGACCCCGTTCCCGATTCGGTGCGTAAGGCGCTCGCGGTCTCGTCGAACGACCCGAACGCGTACGGATATCCCGTTACGGCAGGTACCGCCGATTTGCGTGACGCCATTCACGAGTGGTTCGCGGCCGCCCGCAATGTCGATTTGCGTGCGATCGGCGCCGATGCGGTGCCGACGGTCGGTTCCAAGGAAGGCGTCGCGTTGATGGCGTCGCTGCTGCATTTCGGCGAGGGCGATGTCGTCGTGCAGCCGAAGGTGTCGTATCCGACGTACGAGATCGGCACGCAGTTGGCCGGCGCGCAAACGCTGAAGGTCGACGACGTGGCGGATGCGGATTCCTGGAAGGATGTGCCGGGCGTCAAGGCCGTTTGGGTCAATTCGCCGTGCAATCCGACCGGTGAGGTGCTGTCCGCGGAACAGATGGCCGGTATTGTGCGTGCCGCGCGCGCGATTGGTGCCGTGGTGCTGTCCGATGAATGCTATGCGTTGATGCAATGGGAAGACGACGTTGCGGAAGCGGATGCGGATACGCTTGCCTCCACGCCGTGCGCCTTGCGCGCCGATGTGTGTGGCGGGTCCGCCGAAGGCGTATTGGTGCTGTATTCGCTGAGTAAGCAAAGCAACATGGCCGGGTATCGTACGGCGCTTATCGCTGGCGATCAATCGCTGATCGGGCCGATGGCGGCATACCGCAAACAGATCGGGCAGATCATTCCCGGACCGGTGCAGGCTGCGATGGCCGCCGGGCTGCGTGACTTCGACGCGGTCAAGACCCAGCATTCCCGTTACCAGGAGCGTCTGGGCATGCTGGTGAGTGCTCTGCGCGCATACGGATACTGCACCGACATGCCGCAAGGCGCGTTGTACGTGTGGGTGAAAGCCAAGTCCGGCGACTGCTGGGAGGATCTGCGCCAGCTTGCCGAAATCGGCATCGTCGCCAGCCCCGGCGAGTTCTACGGAGCGCCGGAATACTTGCGATTCTCGGCTACGGCCAGTGATGCGGCGATCGCCTCCGCCGCGGAACGATTGGCACGTTGA